The following proteins come from a genomic window of Rhodohalobacter sp. 614A:
- the rsmA gene encoding 16S rRNA (adenine(1518)-N(6)/adenine(1519)-N(6))-dimethyltransferase RsmA yields the protein MSKYPRTKKSLGQHFLTDGNIIRKIVDAIPAKPDDCIVEIGPGSGAVTEILLQRFKNVTAIELDQRMVEYLTEEYPDLNVIHKDILEYDWSVYEDQNRPIHVIGNLPYYITSQILFNLFEYRPILSTATLMMQKEVAERIVAEPRNKDYGILSVQSQLMSSPEILFDVSPHVFSPPPNVQSSVIQFTFDKGGLDCSDQHLKTVVRMAFNQRRKKLSNALKRLDAELPVDEFNFDLRAEALAPHMYEKLTARLEQLGTFG from the coding sequence ATGTCAAAATATCCACGAACAAAAAAGAGTCTCGGCCAGCATTTTTTAACGGATGGGAATATTATTCGGAAAATAGTAGATGCCATTCCTGCAAAACCAGATGATTGTATTGTTGAAATTGGCCCCGGTTCCGGCGCTGTGACTGAGATTTTGCTTCAGCGGTTTAAAAATGTTACTGCTATTGAATTAGACCAGCGAATGGTTGAATATCTCACTGAAGAGTATCCAGATCTGAATGTTATTCATAAAGATATTCTTGAGTATGACTGGAGTGTTTATGAAGATCAGAACCGGCCCATTCACGTAATAGGAAATCTGCCGTACTATATTACCAGCCAGATTCTTTTCAATTTATTTGAATATCGGCCCATTTTGTCTACAGCAACGTTAATGATGCAGAAAGAAGTTGCCGAACGAATTGTGGCTGAACCCCGCAACAAAGACTATGGAATTCTCAGTGTGCAGTCTCAACTGATGAGTTCTCCGGAGATTCTGTTTGATGTATCTCCTCATGTTTTTTCTCCGCCGCCAAATGTTCAAAGTTCGGTGATTCAATTTACGTTTGATAAAGGAGGTTTGGACTGCTCAGATCAACATTTGAAAACCGTTGTTCGGATGGCGTTTAATCAGAGAAGGAAAAAACTGAGCAATGCACTAAAAAGGCTCGATGCAGAACTGCCGGTTGATGAGTTCAATTTTGACTTGCGGGCAGAAGCTTTGGCACCGCATATGTATGAAAAGTTGACAGCACGTCTTGAACAACTTGGCACGTTTGGGTGA
- the groES gene encoding co-chaperone GroES, whose amino-acid sequence MATIKPLSDRVLVRPVEAEEKTSSGIIIPDTAKEKPQRGTVVEAGPGKVENGTKIDMSVKKGDEILYGKYSGTEVTLDGEEYLIMRESDILGIVS is encoded by the coding sequence ATGGCCACCATAAAACCTTTAAGCGATCGTGTATTGGTTCGTCCGGTCGAAGCTGAAGAAAAAACCAGTTCAGGAATTATCATCCCGGACACAGCAAAAGAAAAACCACAAAGAGGAACTGTAGTTGAAGCAGGCCCCGGTAAAGTGGAAAACGGAACCAAGATAGACATGTCGGTTAAAAAAGGAGATGAAATCCTTTATGGTAAATATTCAGGTACTGAAGTAACTCTAGACGGAGAAGAATACCTGATTATGAGAGAATCCGATATTCTCGGAATTGTATCATAA